Part of the Burkholderia humptydooensis genome, CGCCGCGATGAAGAAGCCGTAGCTCGTACTCGACGCGACCGCGACGAGCGCGACGATGTTGGCGATCAGCAGCCGCACGATCAGCGTGTGGCGATTGACGACGTCGCCGAGCGGCACGACGACGAGGAGGCTCGCCGCGTAGCCGAGCTGCGTCAGCGTGACGAGATAGCCGAGCTCGGCGGGTTTGCGCCCGAAGCTCGCGGCGATCGCCGCGAGGAGCGGCTGCGAATAGTAGAGGTTGCCGATGACGATGCCGCAGGCGCATGCGAACAGCAGCGTCATCCCGCGCGTCAGCGCGGGCGGGGTGGCGGTGACGGAATTCATGAGGCGCGTGGCGAAGAAGGATGGGGGTGGAAAGAGCGAAGCGACTGAAGCGGCTCGAGCGAACGAAGCGAACGAAGCGAACGAAGCGAACGAAGCGAGCGGCCGCTGGCGATGCGCGCGGCGGGCCGCGCGAAGCCGCCCGCCGGGTCGAGCCGCGTGTCGAGCCGCGTGTCGGTGCGGCGTTCAGAAAGGCTTCGTCGGCAGATATTTGCTGTCGAGCGTGATGACGGCGCGCGAGCCGCCCTCCGGATCGTCGACCTTCCTGATGTCGAGCCTGAAATTGATCGCGCTGACGATGCCGTCGCCGAATTGCTCGTGAATCAGCGCCTTCAGCGTCGAGCCGTACACCTGCACGATTTCGTAGAAGCGGTAGATCGTCGGATCGGTCGGGATGCCGCCGGGGATGCTGCCGCGCACGGGGATCGTCTGCAGCAGGCGCACCGCGTCGTCGTCGAGGTCGAGCTTCGCGGCGACGGCGCGCGCGGCGTCGGCGGGCAGCGGATGCTGGCCGAGCAGCGCGGCCGTCGTGAACGCGACGCTCAGGCCGGTGCCCTCGTTGATCTGCTCGAACGTAAGGTTCTTGCGCGTCTTCGCGTCGACGATGCGCTCGGCGAGCGCATCGCGTGCGGACTGGCTATGTTGCGATTGGGTCATGCGGACTCCTTGCGGTGAGGGATCGGGGAAGCGAAGGGAAATGGCGGGCGCGATGCGTGACGCGCAAGGCTTCGTGCATCACGCCGCGCGCACGTGCGGATGCTCGGCGAGCGCGACGAAGCGGCCCGTCACGCTGTCGAGCGCGTCGATCGAGCCGGTTTCGATGTCGTACACCCAGCCATGCAGCGCGAGGCGTCCTTGCTCGAGCGCGAGCCGCACCGACGGATGCGTATTGAGGTTCGCGAGTTGTGCGACGACGTTTTCTCGCACCATCGAATCGACGCGCGCCTGCTCGCTTGCGTGTTCGCGCGCTTCGTTCACGCATTTCGCGGCGTCCGCGTAGCGCAGCCAGCCGCGCACGGCGGGCAGATGGTCGAGGCACGCGCACGACGCGATCGCGTGCATCGCGCCGCAGTCGGAGTGGCCGCACACGACGATGTCGGCCACTTCGAGCACCGCGACCGCATATTCGACGGACGCCGATACGCCGCCGGGCTGCGGGCCGAACGACGGCACGATGTTGCCCGCGTTGCGGATCACGAACAGGTCGCCGGGCTCGCGCTGCGTGACGAGTTCGGGCACGAGGCGGCTGTCCGAGCACGAGATGAAGAGGGCGCGCGGCTGCTGGCTCGTGGCGAGGCGCTTGAACAACGCCGTGCGCGGCGCAAACGCGTCGCGCTGGAACTTCAGAAACCCTTCGATGATGTCCTGCATCGTGTGCTCCGTGATCGGTGGCAAAAGCCGAGGACTGAAGAATGAGGCAAACGATTCATAGCGTCCAAGACTGGTTTATTATTGTTCGCATAGGCAAAACCAATATCCGGGACGCGATGCTGCTCCGACATATCCGCTATTTTCTCGCCGTCGCCGAACAGGGCAACTTCACGCGCGCGGCCGAGGCGCTGCACGTGTCGCAGCCGACGCTGTCGCAGCAGATCAGGCAGCTCGAGGACGCGCTCGGCGTGCAGTTGTTCGACCGCGCGGCTCGCGCCGTGCGGTTGACCGAATTCGGCGCCGCGTATGCGCGGCACGCGCGGGCCGCGCTGCAGCAGCTCGAGGCCGGGCGTCGCGCGGTGCACGACGTCGAGAATCTGCAGAGCGGCTCGCTGCGGCTCGCGATGACGCCGACCTTCTCCGCGTATCTGATCGGCTGGCTGATCGACGGCTTCAATGCGCGCTATCCGAACCTGAAGCTGATGATCCGCGAGCTGCCGCAGGAGCAGATCGAGCCGCTCCTGGCCGACGACGAGCTCGATGTCGGCATCGCGTTCGACGCGACGCAGTCGCCGGAAATCGAAGCGACGCCGCTCTGGGTCGAGACGCTCGCGCTCGTCGTCGGCCGCGACCATCGGCATGCGCGCCGCCGCAAGCCGCTTTCGCCCGGCGAGGCCGCCGACGAGCCGCTGATCCTGTTGAGCCGCGCGTTCGCGACGCGCAGCAAGGTCGACGAGTACTTCCATCGCAACGGGCTCACGCCACGCGTCGCGATCGAGGTGAACTCGATCAGCGCGATGCTGGAGATGGTGCGCGGCGGACGGATTGCGACGGT contains:
- the cynS gene encoding cyanase, which gives rise to MTQSQHSQSARDALAERIVDAKTRKNLTFEQINEGTGLSVAFTTAALLGQHPLPADAARAVAAKLDLDDDAVRLLQTIPVRGSIPGGIPTDPTIYRFYEIVQVYGSTLKALIHEQFGDGIVSAINFRLDIRKVDDPEGGSRAVITLDSKYLPTKPF
- a CDS encoding carbonic anhydrase, coding for MQDIIEGFLKFQRDAFAPRTALFKRLATSQQPRALFISCSDSRLVPELVTQREPGDLFVIRNAGNIVPSFGPQPGGVSASVEYAVAVLEVADIVVCGHSDCGAMHAIASCACLDHLPAVRGWLRYADAAKCVNEAREHASEQARVDSMVRENVVAQLANLNTHPSVRLALEQGRLALHGWVYDIETGSIDALDSVTGRFVALAEHPHVRAA
- the cynR gene encoding transcriptional regulator CynR — translated: MLLRHIRYFLAVAEQGNFTRAAEALHVSQPTLSQQIRQLEDALGVQLFDRAARAVRLTEFGAAYARHARAALQQLEAGRRAVHDVENLQSGSLRLAMTPTFSAYLIGWLIDGFNARYPNLKLMIRELPQEQIEPLLADDELDVGIAFDATQSPEIEATPLWVETLALVVGRDHRHARRRKPLSPGEAADEPLILLSRAFATRSKVDEYFHRNGLTPRVAIEVNSISAMLEMVRGGRIATVLPSAIAERRDDLCAIRLEPSLPQRTAALLMRKGGYRSAATRAFVDHVLARRHEIGSRGGAGATARRRAASSGE